In Drosophila simulans strain w501 chromosome 3R, Prin_Dsim_3.1, whole genome shotgun sequence, a single window of DNA contains:
- the LOC6727117 gene encoding uncharacterized protein LOC6727117 translates to MSSTSLITIQSNPSAGDILRGKKVPVHRLNAKLVAKAQEKAKKVDDFLNRRKSTSLLSLSGLASRYEFHRLQELDEWYEPKIKFHDEVDASLHPSYDIKHFQYDLNCYVRYLDSKAKYDRQFLHEMEHIIANQRNICDQFFLKKILCYKTMWPPLHTKRELNNFVSKFFQLPPKKKRRVEYLLKTDLSLSC, encoded by the exons ATGTCCTCGACGAGCCTTATAACCATTCAATCGAACCCCTCAGCCGGGGATATCCTGCGGGGTAAAAAAGTACCAGTTCACCGCCTCAACGCGAAGCTTGTGGCCAAGGCCCAGGAGAAGGCTAAGAAAGTGGATGACTTCCTGAACAGGAGGAAGAGCACTTCGTTGCTTTCCTTGTCAGGACTTGCTTCCCGATATGAGTTCCATCGTCTCCAGGAGCTCGACGAGTGGTATGAGCCCAAAATCAAGTTCCACGATGAGGTCGATGCCAGTTTGCATCCCAGCTACGATATAAAGCACTTTCAATA CGATCTCAATTGCTATGTGCGGTATCTGGACTCCAAGGCGAAATATGACAGGCAGTTCCTTCACGAAATGGAGCACATTATTGCCAATCAACGCAATATCTGCGACCAGTTTTTCCTGAAGAA AATCCTGTGCTATAAAACAATGTGGCCACCACTGCATACAAAGAGGGAACTGAATAACTTTGTCTCCAAATTCTTTCAACTGCCTCCCAAGAAAAAACGTCGCGTCGAGTATCTGTTGAAAACGGATTTAAGTCTGAGTTGCTAA